The region AAACAAATATGCAAATATCAAACACAAATgtaataaatgataattatcATGAAACACAAATTATTAAGAATCAAAATATTACCtttacaaataatatatgtgatcataataaatataaagaatataaaacaataGATAATTCATCAcataatcataataataataataaaatgaatgaGAATAACATGAACAATACAGGTAATATGGATATCCCTAATAATAAgagaaaaaatatggatATAATGAATGAACCgttaaattataaaaagagTAAAGTATTACAAATGGGTGATgataaaatagaaaatgaaataatattatcaggacatataaataataatataaataatatcaataatattaataatattaataatatcaataatatcaataatatcaataataataattattattataatcagCGTAGCTGGGGGTTGTCTAATAATTCAGAACACTGcaatgtattatatatcgATATTCTGAACGAATCAGCATTCAATGTTaaagaaaagaatataaataataataaatatacaaaggataataaaaatatttttcaaaattttaaaaCAACACAAGAATTATCATATAgtattaattattttaacGGGTTTATGTTTTCAAAAATGGcaagatataaatatttccataaatgtttaataagattattaaaagaaaaaatgaaaaaaaaaaatcaaacatgtaaaaataataatatacaaattaacaagatatataataaaaataataaatatatgaattatatatattataatgcTCTCtcaattaaatatattgtaaaaAATCTTTATCTTGATGATTATCTAAAAATTATAAGTATAGGTTGTAAATTGAATTATATTGAAAATTATCTattgaataataataataataataaaaaaaaaaaaaaaaaactcAAGCAGTTACCTAAACCCCtttttgaatttttaacttcttattctttatttagTTGTGATAAAAAGGATATgattaataattttttatcaacaagaaaaaataattatcataatatgtatgaattaaatatgaatgataatgtcttatgtaataataataaagaaaaaaaaaaaaaaaatgaattatcCGAATATGATATgaatgttataaaaaataatgaacaaatatgtatttttgtttttatttatagtaaacttaaatttttacacaatatgaatttaatacatatcaaacataaaaagaaaaatgtaTCTTATAATTCGAATAATGATATTCCAtttaatacaaaaaatgatgatttaaatatttcatttatagatttgaagaaaaataatttaaatatttatattaaaaaaaatgtaaccattaatattttttcacctataaaaattaaatatgCATATTACAACATGATGACATATAACAACTTTGAGCAGTACTACTACGATTTATATGTAAgcaaaaaaataaaaataaaaataaaaataaataaataaatatatatatatatatatatataatacatttgtgtgggtttatatttatacatacatatatacatatatatatcaaattaatattcattttcattttcatttttttttttattttcatttattttaatttttgatgtgaataattttttagCTCTGCGTTGAAAAGTTTAAAAAGTTTCTTAACGATGTGTGCTTGAAATACTCACCAGGAGGAAAACCCAAAATACaagatattattaatatatgtaaatttaaaaataaaagtttTAAATTTGTTATTCTACATAATACATACACAAaacaattatatttaaCTCGAAAGTTTAGACAActatttattaatttagtaagaaagaaaaaattgaaaaaagaaatatcTAAAGTAAAACTtatcaaaattataaagTCATGTAAAGAATATAACACATTTAAAGATTCTTATAATTTAtcaaaaattaatttaagaaaatatgtatccatattttataatctttataataatacagATCAAGAAACACatcaaaaagaaaattttcataaagaaaaatttcataaagaaaattttcATAAAGAACAATTTGATAAAAACGAATGTGATAAAgatgaatattataatgataaaaattttgaatataatacattCATTTCATCCACTTTAATAAATAGAGACATATCTTTATTATGCCCATTTTgtaatgatatattttttttaaaaaatgatttattaagtcatattacaaatattcataatataaataaaaatttttcagatatcataaattttttttcaaagTCAAATCaattaatacataaaaaattaagtcattttttaaaatataaaaataggtttaataattattcaaataatgttttacactattataatataaatgaagaatataaaaaaaaaaaaatttatatttatgacAATCAACTAAAAGACAATGAACCAAATATAGTAATCCCATTAACAGATCAACATTCTAATGACaatcatatatttacaaataaaaatactTTATCAAAAAATGAAATCATTCATAAACACAAACAAGTagatatttataataatgataatgaaataaataagaagaaaaaaaaaacaaaaaaaaaaaaaaaaaaaaaaaaaaatattataaaaaataaacatttatatatgtataatcTAATAAAAGATGATCAAAAGAAATGCACTCAAAATAGTAATAACTTTAATAAACCTATTTTCAATAAacatttaaattattttttagaaagaattaaaattaaatatacCTTAAGgatagtatatatatactttgTAACAATCATGGTTCAATTAATCATgtcacaaaaaaaattaaaaagaaacaaaaaaataaacaaaataaataaaaaaataaacaaaataaataaaaaaaaacacgTACAACAcataaaacatataaaacATTATCACAATTTTAATAAACCTTGTAAAgtttcaaaaaaaaatcaaattattaaaaataataataaaataaagttcaaggtgaaaaaaaaaaaaagatattgtgaagatgatgaaaaaaaaataagttCACATAATACACTTCAACCTTATAATAAgataaataattttgtatCATTAAAAAGATGTGTCAAAAATGATAAGAACACTTTTATAGAgtataaattaaataattttcaGTTAATgcattttttaaaaaacaaaacGAATTCTATAccatataaaaaaagtatatgGAATGTAGTAAATCAAATGTTGGTTggaaaatttaaatataatatatgtatgtttattcaaaaaaatttatttcattattttaaaacaaATCTGGTTcattacttttttttattatcaaatgAACATTTATCAAGatgtataataaattaCTTTTGCAccaatatttataattgtagttatagtaatataaattattattattctaaatatataaagaatatatttcattttaaatttataacacttgtaaatgtaataaaattgttaataattaattatggagaagtatttatattatataaagaaataatgaagtccttattttattacaaaattaaagatatcttaaatgttataaaatatatacaaaagaaaaattatatagtTGATACATCTTATGTTTTGTCTAATTATATAACTACACAACTtatttatgataatattttttcaaactttttatataaatcattattttataaaaaaaaattatctctctttattaaaaaaagttatTTTGACAATATAATTGATATTATGTATTTGTATGGTGTATCACAAGCACACGATTTGTTCAAAACAAATCACCATcataatgaaaatattaatatttataataattgtgATAACCATTATGCTGttgatgaaaaaaaaaaaggaaaaaggaaaaatatttgttatcatataaacgatatgataaaatgtatatataattcatacATTGAAGAAGaacaaaatgaagaaaaCAATAAGGATATAAACCACACTAATATGAATcattatgataattataacaattatgataataatttattagatgaaaatgtaaataaCTTAGATGAAGATTATAATACACATTCCAATATGATATGTGAaaaacattatttttataaaaaattaaatatatttcatgtaaattattatattaaaaattttttgaatGGAAATATAAGTTTATACGCAtgtaataattatataatttcggatgatgaaaaaaaagaaaatattcaaaatgatgatataagTATTTATCAACatgaacaaataaataGTAATCAAAGGTTGTATTCTCATTCTATTAATGATGAAGaactttttaataatagTAATGATAAATCTTCAAGTTATAATTCTTCAAGTATTCAAGATTCTGATATTTTTGATCAACTCTCAGATGATtatgaaattattaaattattagaACATGAcaataatgaaaaaaataaaaaattcCAAGGAGGTATAAGTCAacatattaattatttaacTAAACATGTAAGTGAATATTTTccaaattattatattgtaaaTCATTTCAAAAAAAGCAAACTAGCCAAAAAACTTTCTCACATTTTTtcatcaaataataatatattaaatcaAAACAACCAATATGATATAtcacataataataataatagtaatatgtttaattttgattattactataatggtaaatatttaaataatcCTTTATTCagatattttaaaaagtattgtttatatatttattacaaTAGCAAATGtgataataaagaaatatataaatccAGTGACACATCCAAACGGTTCAATAATTCACACATATTATCATTtcaaatgaataataataataataataatatatatgataagaaaaaaaataataattctgttaattttacaaaaatttttaaaaaatatttagattgtattaatataaaagatataaataatatatacaataaaaatgatatattattatataatataagcaaaaaaacatttattGATTTTGATACCTATCCACAAAATTTACacttatataatattgCTTATATATCcaatatacataaaaacTTGACACATTTATTGAATATACAAATTGgtaatatgaaaaataatgtCTTTTGGctagaaaaaaaaaaaaaaaataataataataaaagaacaaataataaaagaacaaataataaaagaacaaataataaaagaacaaataataaaagaacaaataaatatactcgatcaacaaatattaatttttccATTGTtcaacaaaataataatgtaatgaatgaaaataatacaataCACCATCAAcataataacatattaaataaaaatattaccAATTCATGTGAACCATTAGCagataaaaagaaaaaaaaatatattaaaaatatacagAACAAAAACTTCATAAttgatattaaaaattgtaataataaaaacaaatttGTAAGAAAGGTTCAAGTgagggaaaaaaaatatacaaataatcatcatatatataaagattcatatatttttgttacTCACATCTTATATATCGtcttttatttaaataacaTTCTGAATGATTATGATGAATATGgtaattataaaaatgtgtCAACAAAAGAAGGAACAGAAGGAATCATccaaataaaaaataatagaaGTGATAGAAATGATAAAACCTTATCACAgagaataaataaaatgtataataatcaaaaaaatataaatgttataaatacattttataaagatgatgaaataaggaaaaataataattcttctaattataataacaatgAGAATTGGAGACATtcaaatgataattataatataatacataatatacaaaacgataatgatgatatattatcacATGCACAAAAATATGATCATAATTTACTTTATATTAACAACAATTCAGTTgtatataacaatattgtaaataaaatgatattcatttatttatgtgttaagaaaaaaaaaaaagaaggaATGTTTAttgataatttaaaagaaatgtatttaaaaaaatttatggtaattattaatacatgttataataaaaataattatgtatCTGTAAAAAGAGAATATGATTTTATACTTTTCTTATTAAGTAAATTAAATgtgataaaaa is a window of Plasmodium gaboni strain SY75 chromosome 4, whole genome shotgun sequence DNA encoding:
- a CDS encoding hypothetical protein (conserved Plasmodium protein, unknown function), whose protein sequence is MDMILLKYIFDSLCITFSKKDVKEDRKLENTDYVLYHITLEELYECLHKNKHMHMDIYMKKIILENIFFCKDIRIFKKEYYNNNCLSFDEYNNDNNVRIYDDNDKNDIINNSCDYYVCINNIYIYNKHNLFYYQRIKESKEKIFLLLYIISGKYNGLIQSSLSKYVNLDPRIIYYHLQELFQYLLVKKISININNVDYHMGDNNVGGVMNQLEKKDYKYDNMASNNIRSNNNLSSNNNITNDIHLYNNNNSLYLQNDHHNMNRTNNNSIKLNPSYVLYYNIFFIYNLLPIFIKNLLYSQNVMSINKIILFLLNRFIIIPQKILSLIFFKLLIVYNPYYFIQVRKALRIFNCILNSLINNKKVIMCKIKIHSTYENCYLSYENKNKINYDNIINFLLMFYHNYDYIIQFINKSCFLMCEDYSTGFLFRSGNMNTSKLINNLHTLNRYNTNELIESVSRKKKSLTVTSGFEDIPDDILKGNYDEDEKNSKNDDIHINDDKHINDDIHINDDIHINDDIHINDDIHINDNNNQKIYYNNNCGDGENILLKKQNCNVKIKEFKNFMDININQNNSNSDYYSSSLNEDYIESDVSFIDVDNNVNAYVASPLHKGKEKNNNKTDTLCCSSSSLDYINEEKYNDNNNNKNKNNDDDDDDNDDDYYYNHSSFFYTNKYISLNNICMFDKMKYLIISKGINGITTKEVADSLFLTVKKTNICLNRLVKNKVIIKVPERKNKNFMYRFFDIKIYEYIQKTKHLLPLTHENNGIPLDNNKKENKSKIEIIHSDKIINNIKNNKYNNDDYFFVNENEKTIQSKDYTDINMQNNNKEYILLNHSINISNNDNFYKNELCDIQNNEDNKNNFNTIHFKKLNESLNVLSFIHSVNKIDMDILNYVIPKEKHFSDSYDNYYDFFQSYVDHFKNFEDKYDLYTCSFHLFYYLKFLLKRNTKEKIIKNQKKKNNINDFNNNKYYIQYVEHCDENINFIKYLMEDTKKLKSNLFIKRLFLFCHFLICSKIVTFRFIQDLFLKIENNGRMIDRKSVQRLYDYSLKINESFKKYKIPSTKVVKYIFYDSYVLNEQEANKFYIKYHQEYIQFIYKYYTNNKSNKEHMEYYDMSSIQNENIKKEQTNMQISNTNVINDNYHETQIIKNQNITFTNNICDHNKYKEYKTIDNSSHNHNNNNKMNENNMNNTGNMDIPNNKRKNMDIMNEPLNYKKSKVLQMGDDKIENEIILSGHINNNINNINNINNINNINNINNINNNNYYYNQRSWGLSNNSEHCNVLYIDILNESAFNVKEKNINNNKYTKDNKNIFQNFKTTQELSYSINYFNGFMFSKMARYKYFHKCLIRLLKEKMKKKNQTCKNNNIQINKIYNKNNKYMNYIYYNALSIKYIVKNLYLDDYLKIISIGCKLNYIENYLLNNNNNNKKKKKKLKQLPKPLFEFLTSYSLFSCDKKDMINNFLSTRKNNYHNMYELNMNDNVLCNNNKEKKKKNELSEYDMNVIKNNEQICIFVFIYSKLKFLHNMNLIHIKHKKKNVSYNSNNDIPFNTKNDDLNISFIDLKKNNLNIYIKKNVTINIFSPIKIKYAYYNMMTYNNFEQYYYDLYLCVEKFKKFLNDVCLKYSPGGKPKIQDIINICKFKNKSFKFVILHNTYTKQLYLTRKFRQLFINLVRKKKLKKEISKVKLIKIIKSCKEYNTFKDSYNLSKINLRKYVSIFYNLYNNTDQETHQKENFHKEKFHKENFHKEQFDKNECDKDEYYNDKNFEYNTFISSTLINRDISLLCPFCNDIFFLKNDLLSHITNIHNINKNFSDIINFFSKSNQLIHKKLSHFLKYKNRFNNYSNNVLHYYNINEEYKKKKIYIYDNQLKDNEPNIVIPLTDQHSNDNHIFTNKNTLSKNEIIHKHKQVDIYNNDNEINKKKKKTKKKKKKKKNIIKNKHLYMYNLIKDDQKKCTQNSNNFNKPIFNKHLNYFLERIKIKYTLRIVYIYFVTIMVQLIMSQKKLKRNKKINKINKKINKINKKKHVQHIKHIKHYHNFNKPCKVSKKNQIIKNNNKIKFKVKKKKRYCEDDEKKISSHNTLQPYNKINNFVSLKRCVKNDKNTFIEYKLNNFQLMHFLKNKTNSIPYKKSIWNVVNQMLVGKFKYNICMFIQKNLFHYFKTNLVHYFFLLSNEHLSRCIINYFCTNIYNCSYSNINYYYSKYIKNIFHFKFITLVNVIKLLIINYGEVFILYKEIMKSLFYYKIKDILNVIKYIQKKNYIVDTSYVLSNYITTQLIYDNIFSNFLYKSLFYKKKLSLFIKKSYFDNIIDIMYLYGVSQAHDLFKTNHHHNENINIYNNCDNHYAVDEKKKGKRKNICYHINDMIKCIYNSYIEEEQNEENNKDINHTNMNHYDNYNNYDNNLLDENVNNLDEDYNTHSNMICEKHYFYKKLNIFHVNYYIKNFLNGNISLYACNNYIISDDEKKENIQNDDISIYQHEQINSNQRLYSHSINDEELFNNSNDKSSSYNSSSIQDSDIFDQLSDDYEIIKLLEHDNNEKNKKFQGGISQHINYLTKHVSEYFPNYYIVNHFKKSKLAKKLSHIFSSNNNILNQNNQYDISHNNNNSNMFNFDYYYNGKYLNNPLFRYFKKYCLYIYYNSKCDNKEIYKSSDTSKRFNNSHILSFQMNNNNNNNIYDKKKNNNSVNFTKIFKKYLDCINIKDINNIYNKNDILLYNISKKTFIDFDTYPQNLHLYNIAYISNIHKNLTHLLNIQIGNMKNNVFWLEKKKKNNNNKRTNNKRTNNKRTNNKRTNNKRTNKYTRSTNINFSIVQQNNNVMNENNTIHHQHNNILNKNITNSCEPLADKKKKKYIKNIQNKNFIIDIKNCNNKNKFVRKVQVREKKYTNNHHIYKDSYIFVTHILYIVFYLNNILNDYDEYGNYKNVSTKEGTEGIIQIKNNRSDRNDKTLSQRINKMYNNQKNINVINTFYKDDEIRKNNNSSNYNNNENWRHSNDNYNIIHNIQNDNDDILSHAQKYDHNLLYINNNSVVYNNIVNKMIFIYLCVKKKKKEGMFIDNLKEMYLKKFMVIINTCYNKNNYVSVKREYDFILFLLSKLNVIKIMSFMNTHKIFLAKYHNYNSYKRKNIFYQHNYKYPFLNMISVYLKNYKFNFEEYTDKTTNKFKRFITKNKMINYLNIIPRDIHNNIHNNIDNNNNNNNYNNMESLIFQDKPNKKYLQ